The genomic interval TCGTTGGTCCTCTTCTGATTAACATCTTTAATGCAGTTGTGTTTTGAAACTGAAGAGAAAGCGCGGAGACTTCTTCAGAATGTGTCATCTCTACTGAAACCAGGGGGTTATTTTCTCGGTATTACTCCTGACTCATCTACTATATGGTATGGGACTTAATTGTCAAAGGCCTATTATTTCCCTGTTTAGTTGTTTGCTCTCTGATTTTTTTATGTTCTCCATTGGTGGAagaaaattaatgacatttGGTGTCCAAATAAGTTTCTGTAGATTTGATGAAGGGTTTACCCATTTGACACCACTTGCATGAAATAAGTGTCGTTATACTTATACACTCAATTTTGAACGATCTACTTCAATTGCATCGCGCAGTTTTCCTTCGAGatataaagtttgaattttcttGGATTCTTCTGCTTTTAGATTGTTACTCCAAGCAAAAATATTTTCCTTTATTCTGAAAAACCGTTCCTGGGGAAgctaaaagacttgcaagaacATTGTCCCTCTTCTTCAGTTTCATCTCGTAAACTTGATGTGTGATTGGATCAAATCCTTGTGTTTActttctttgatttaatttttcattggGGTTGGGGTAGATGCTGTATTAGAATACCTAATTTTCCTAGTGAAATTTCTAGTAGTTCTTTTTGGGCTGTCATCTTTGAGCTACGTCCTTGCCTTCTTACAACCGTCTCCTAAATTTCTCAGTCTTCTTTTACTCTGTTATGTTCAAGTAGTGCCAAACCTGATCTCTGAATTGATCCTCAGTTTAGATTTCGATTTTTCTGCTAGTTTAAGGTACACCCGTTTTCTCTTTTGTCTGGATGATTTGTTTTTTTCTGCTCTGTTGTGCTTTTGTCATTATAATGAGATCTATTTCTGTCCAGTGGTCAGATGAAATCCACATAAAATGAAGTCGAAAATCAGAAAATGAATGATCTTGTTATGATTAAACAATTTTCCTTGCACTtattcttgtaattttttatattttctgccTTCTATTTACGGAACACATCCATCACATCACTTTTGCAGTTGAGCTCTATTACTTTTGTCATCATTATTGTTTTTATGAGAATCAAGCAAACAATCGATTGGGTCCCTGAAATCATCGAACTGTGTCAGCCTAATCCCCAACATTAGcaatattccaaaatgatcCCTAAAATTGTAAAATGCTAATCAGATTCATCTATTGTTGGTATTTGCAGGGAATATAATGAATAATGACATTAAGTTGGTAATACTGGGGATGCATTTGATAACAGATCCAAACAGAGTAATTAGAGACAAAAATATGAATGGATAAAAATATgggaaaattaaaaaattaacaaaagcTGAGTTTGGGGAAAGAAATGACAAAGAAGGCACCACGATTATAAGCCAAGAGGAATTGCCATAATGGTAAGGAAGCAATTGATAAGATTCAAATAAATTCCAATCTAAGAACTCAGAGGAGAAAATCTCATTCACAATTCTCCAAGagaaatgttttttatttaatctaatCTTTTTTTTCTACATATGTGAGGCGCATATAAATAGGAGTCATTGTTTggtagaagaaaagaaaaaccacAATAAACTAACATTAATCCTAATGGCTATATGAACTTTCTTAATAATTGTCTTGTCTAGTCTTAATTAGAAATAGTTACAAAACAATCAAAAGAAAGACAAAAGACATTTTTTTCAGCAACTCCTTTTTCTTTGTgcctatttattttatttagctATTATTCTAATGAGCCTCATGAAACAATAAAAACTCCACAAATTCGTGGTCAACTTCGAGCCCATTTTTGACCATGATAGAAGCGGAATTTGGTCTTGAGTCTAATAGATAGATTGTAGATAATTCTCTAAGCTTTCCAACGAATCAAATATCACTTCAATCGAACATCTAGAGCTCCACATGTAGTCAAAAACAAGACAGACAAGTCATCACCTACGAAAATGACATTTTCGACCAAGATTAAGCTGgttctttttatttcattattgaatCAATTCTACTTGTAATTTGTAAAGAGAGATCATATTAGGATGTCATCATAGAGGGACTTATCTGATTAACATTTTGTAATGCTAGAAATTATTTTGGAATACTAATAATGTTGGGGATTGGGTTGATACGTTTCTACAATTTCATGGACCATATTAGGTATTTACTCTATGAGGATTCATATAAAATTTGCATGAGATCTTTATACACAAATAAACCGGACAATCTTAACATTGTCTGCATGTAGGGCCAAGTATCAGAAGAATGTTGAATCCTATCATAACAAAAGCAGCAGCATGAAGCCAAACATTGTTCCCAACTGCATCCGGACAGAGAATTACATGATTACTTttgaagttgaagaagaaaagtACACATCTCCATAATGTATTAACTGCATGTTGCTTATACTTTATTTTCAGTTACAGTTTGTTGTTATTCATTTGAATCTGCTTAACGTTTTCAGGTTTCCATTATTTGGAAAGAAATATCAGCTGAAATTCGTTAATGATGTCTCGGCGGAAACCCATTGCCTGGTTCATTTTCCAAGTTTAATCAGGTATCCTTATTTAAAAGCTCAAGATTGACAACTGAGAGTTCTGCTGGTTTATGCCAATGCACTGTATAAATTCCACTTTGGTGTAATTACCAAGCAAATATGATTTAAAAAGAAAAGGCTCAATTTTGCTTGATTTCACTCATTAAGAAATTCCAAACAGGCTGAAATTAACTTTGTTTGATATGGatagtaaaatttaaacttCTGAAGGAATTGGTTTCTGCTTGTACCTTTCAGGCTCATATCTTCaatcataattttgaaaatagatCTCATGTGTTTATTGCTTCATAAAACACAGGCTGGCCAGGGAAGCTGGTCTTGAGTACGTAGAGATCCAAAATTTGACGGAATTTTATGATGACAACAGGTTAGTTTCGCATTCTCTGGAGGAGACTGATCATTCTAAGCTAAATCcttcaattatatataatttgtgtTATTAACAGTTTTGGAGTTCGCAAATTGCAAGTCTTAATTCAATTTACTTTCTGTGGTTGTTGCTGTAAGAGCACAATTAGCAGGCTTGCTTACAAACTATGCTCCAAACCTTTTGGATACTAGGGGTAGACTTCTTCCTCGATCTTATGACGCGCTTGGTAATGCATTGATCATTTCCTTTTATATGTTATTGCTTGTAAGTTTCTTTGGTTCACTTTCAACTATTGTTTATGAAAATACTCATATACTGGGATTTCCACTCCAATGCAGGTCTCTATACaacatttatatttcaaaagcCTGACCCAGAAATTGTACCCCCAATTGCAACTCCATTATTGCAAGATGCTACTTATAATCATGATGACATGACGAATGATTATCATGAGGTATTTTACCTTGATGTGTACCACTTTCAAAAGgaatttatattttgatcaattttggttttattttccTAGAATGTGTCAGGTGCCTGTTTctgttttattcttttaaaaatgagTCATATGGCATGCTTTTAACATTCtctaaactattttaattttttcactttGCATTGCATGGTACATTTTTGCCAGGGAACAAGTTGGTGGGATGATGAAATAAATGGACATGTAGTAGAATCTTCTATTGGGCTGGGCAAGATAAGCGAACAGAAGGGGATATTGGGCCCTGGCCCAGCAGAATTACGTTTTCCAGAAGCACTTTGATCTGACTATTCTAGTGTATGTTTGGAAAATTCACAAACCAAGTTGAGACTGCGTGTTTTGCTAACTCTATGATTTGTTGCTTCTGGAAATCCACGGTGGTGAAGCCTAGG from Cicer arietinum cultivar CDC Frontier isolate Library 1 chromosome 5, Cicar.CDCFrontier_v2.0, whole genome shotgun sequence carries:
- the LOC101504931 gene encoding mRNA cap guanine-N(7) methyltransferase 2 isoform X1, whose protein sequence is MSSQMVAKSESSHQRLYDFAKMALIKIFAHPYATVCELYCGGGADADKYLDAQIAHYIGIDVSSSGIDQIRQAWESNRKSYTADFFHLDPSADNIETHLEEKTNTADFVCCLQHLQLCFETEEKARRLLQNVSSLLKPGGYFLGITPDSSTIWAKYQKNVESYHNKSSSMKPNIVPNCIRTENYMITFEVEEEKFPLFGKKYQLKFVNDVSAETHCLVHFPSLIRLAREAGLEYVEIQNLTEFYDDNRAQLAGLLTNYAPNLLDTRGRLLPRSYDALGLYTTFIFQKPDPEIVPPIATPLLQDATYNHDDMTNDYHEGTSWWDDEINGHVVESSIGLGKISEQKGILGPGPAELRFPEAL
- the LOC101504931 gene encoding mRNA cap guanine-N(7) methyltransferase 2 isoform X3 produces the protein MSSQMVAKSESSHQRLYDFAKMALIKIFAHPYATVCELYCGGGADADKYLDAQIAHYIGIDVSSSGIDQIRQAWESNRKSYTADFFHLDPSADNIETHLEEKTNTADFVCCLQHLQLCFETEEKARRLLQNVSSLLKPGGYFLGITPDSSTIWAKYQKNVESYHNKSSSMKPNIVPNCIRTENYMITFEVEEEKFPLFGKKYQLKFVNDVSAETHCLVHFPSLIRLAREAGLEYVEIQNLTEFYDDNSRLAYKLCSKPFGY
- the LOC101504931 gene encoding mRNA cap guanine-N(7) methyltransferase 2 isoform X2; the encoded protein is MSSQMVAKSESSHQRLYDFAKMALIKIFAHPYATVCELYCGGGADADKYLDAQIAHYIGIDVSSSGIDQIRQAWESNRKSYTADFFHLDPSADNIETHLEEKTNTADFVCCLQHLQLCFETEEKARRLLQNVSSLLKPGGYFLGITPDSSTIWAKYQKNVESYHNKSSSMKPNIVPNCIRTENYMITFEVEEEKFPLFGKKYQLKFVNDVSAETHCLVHFPSLIRLAREAGLEYVEIQNLTEFYDDNSFGVRKLQVLIQFTFCGCCCKSTISRLAYKLCSKPFGY